TTCCAAGTTACTGCTAAGatctcaccttctacagaaagcttTTCCTAATCTCTAATGAAtgtcttctctctgagattagcATCCAACTACCACATATACATCTATGGTCATCAAtgtttgcatgttgccttccTCATTAGAGTAGGAGCaccttggagtcaaaagacttgtttttccttttttgtttccccagtgcttagcaggGTCtagcatagtaggtacttaataaaaatgcttccttccttattctttcctttaccactttagggaaggaaggagacaaggaGACTATTTCCTGTTTAAAGCCTATTAACATATCAGGAGGAAAATCAGTGGTAATTACTCTGTAGTACAAggtcttttgttattttctcccAAATTTTTGAATCCAGACAACTCACATCATGGCAAGCCCAGTTTGGATTTGCTCAGCTAGGAAATTTACTTTGTGATTCAGTAGATTCTTTTACCTTCATATGTGCCTTTCCTCATTCAGAAAATGCCTCTTCTAATTATATCACTTACCTTCTGTCAAATGAAATCTCTTCCATAATTAACTATATTTTAGAATCCAGCCCATTCTGTTCAATCCTTTAAACATAATATTGCCTCAACACTCCCATCCATATCACTTGTACTTGTTAATTTTCTTTGCCTGAATTCCTATTTTTTGTCTTGATTTCCCCGTACACTTATGAAAAAATGCCACACCTACCAGTGTCTTGATATGAACCCAGAATTTAGTAAATTAGGCACACAGAACTTAACATTAATATATACCATTGtgcaaattatataaaatgtttcacataaaTTCATATTTGCTACTCACAAAAATTCTGAGTCTGGCAGGTATTATTCCCATGTTAAAGATAAAAGAATTAAGTaacaaaaatttctttaaaatatttaaaaatcttctgACTTTCTTAATTGGCGAGTTATAGCATTTAACTGGTACTTTAAAATCAGCCAGATCTCATGCTTGAAAGAAAACGTGtctgaaagaattaaaattagaTTCAAAAGAGAGGTGAATTTGgcttgaatgaaaaaagaaaatgacaaaagaaaaaaaacaaacattaaaaagcaTCACATTTATTATACTGTAAAATACCAAGATGAATATCCCATAAATAAAAGGGTATCAGCTGACTGTTTAAGTTAAAAgtccaaaagaaattaaatttcttttattcataGATTCTTCGGGGTTCCTGTAGTATCATTCCACCTTCTTTCATGGCATTCTGAAATCGCTGTATCTGGTTTTcagatatggaaagaaaaaaaagactgttaGCATTACATTGAGGATCAATAGGAAAGCAATAgcataaagaaaatatatgtacCTATTGGTGTTCCCCAAAAAATAGTTAAACAAAATAATACCAGCATTTAGGGTAATTTTTCccattaaagaatttttttttttttttgctgaggcaattggggttaagtgacttgcccagggtcacacagctaggaagtgctaagtgtctgagaccagatttgaactcagatcctcctgacttcagggctggtgctctatttactgcttccctattttccttaaataatatttctcagtaataaggaataatatttcagtaataaatattattgtcTCAGTAATAAGGAGTAGTAATTCAgtaataagaaatattatttctcaaTAATAAGGAGTAATATCagtaatattaaatattactttttaaggaatctggtctcagacacttaacacttcctagctgtgtgactctgggcaagtcacttacccccagctgggggggggagaagataTATAATTAATACCTACTATTGATAAATTGGTCTTGATAATCTTTGACTAACATGAATATGCCAAAAACCTTTAGATTCTTGATATGTAAAAGATAAAAGTATTAAGGATATGTCCCAAATACTAGGATTGTTGCTGGTTAAAAAATTCAATGTATAGCTCCTCAACCTTATCTAAAAACAATTCACTTTCATGTAAATAACTTCAAAACAACATGCCGATTCAGAGGATGATTCGGAAGGTGTGGGGTAGAAGACCATGAAATTGATTCCCGCCTCCAGGCACCGCTGGGCCAGAACCCTTCCAATGTTCTCACAAGCATTCACACTTCGAGTTCTGTACAGGTGCTTCTTGATTGCCCATTCTTGGGTAGAGGCTGAAACCACCACATCTCCATTGTGATGCTCAACAAATGCTTCTACATGGTGCTGGGTGCGCTTAATTCGCAACCTAGatagagaaagtaagaaaaagaaaggaattgctGAAATAGACTCTTGAACTGCCTAGAGATTTCATCAACTAGCATTTCAACGTGGATTCCTGGAAATATTTGACTTAAAGGGCTGTCTTTTTAGGAATGATGTCTACTATCATTTATTGCAGCAAGTCTGACTTAGATTGTTACTACTTCTCTTTTATtaacctgtctcagtttccctaaattgtcctgcctcagacTCAGTAtcgctcaatcctgcaaaaccacctctccctcttcatcagaatatttgataaggataaaagagcttatatttaagaatatcagaatgcctctccccatcccaagctatcagaatgtcagatcCGGTCTTATCAAGAGGTTTCTCCCCATCTCCGGGGTGCCTCACCCCACCCGGTCAGAGTCCCGTTCCTGCTCCCAGcactgactccgcccctgcctcagtcaCCCCCGAGTCTGAGCCACTGTATATATGTCATTGGTGCTGCATTCTTGGAGAGGATAGTCTCAGTCAGCCCCAGGACCAGATCATGGatctatttggtcccagtaaaacTCTCccttcaaataaaaaaggaaatactctctaatctctaatttgcctcagttttctccagcACTCTCCTAGGGAATCGCAAGATCATGTTTAGAGcaggaagaattttttaaagtaaatccTCAATGTAAATTGTACTTGAAAAgtacaataaattatttaaactcaGCCAAATTTGTCCTTAAATCATAAATTCGGGTAAGATCTGAGAGACTCTCCTGTCGAGAAACTGACTAGTCATTTACGGTTACGTACACTCTCAACAGAGAGCCTAACAGAAGTCTGCCGAGGTCCACCTTTCGCTCTCAGCAAACCTCCGAGAGTCCCGAGCCCCCGGCCACCTCGAGAGCAATTCCCCTCCACGGCgcgccccgcccccacccccactcaCCTGTGCCAATAGGCCCGGGGCGGCCACACAGTGGCCCAGCCCCGTTCCTTCCTGGCCAGAGCCAAGCGCTCTAGATTGTGGGGGTTCCGGTTGGTAAATTCCGGCGCgattgcctcattttccttcgTGTCCCCCTCGAGCGCCGGGGCCGGGTTGGGGCCGGTGGTGAGGAACGCCAATCGAAATCCTGCAGGACCCAGCAAAATGGGGGGAGCTCGTTAAAACACCCTCACCTAGCCGCAGAACCCGGAGCCGGCCGCCCGTGAGCAGAGGACAACTAAGGCCACTtgccctcttcttccctcccagcCCACCGGCCTGGCTCCAGAACTGCAGAAACTGAAGCGCGGGACTCGGGCTCCCGACCAAACCAATCCCGGTCCGCACCTCCCCGCCGGATTTCTCGGCTCGGCAAGTCCAAATTCTAGTTCGAACCGCGCGGGCCACTCCCGAGAGGGTTACCTCGGGATCGTCCTGAGCACCGGGACCTCGGTTCTTACCGGGCTTCCTGCATAGAGCCAACAGGTCCCGGCCCCGCGCCCGCAGCGCCATCGTGCCGCTGACCTCCGGGGAAGCGACTAGAGTGCTCTCTCAAAGGAGCAGCGGGGACTGCCTGGGCGCAGCCATACTGCTGCGGGCAAAGAGTCTTGGGAATGCGGCGCATGCTCATTACCGAAATGTGCCCGACGCCTGCCAAAACAAAGATGGCCACTTGCCCCGAACCAATCAAAAGCAACCGTTTCCCCTTGCCTCAGTGGGACGTCTGACCCACTGCTAGTTTGGACAGCCTCCAAGCGTCTCACGCGAATTTAttaagactgaaaaaatagagcAATGGCCAATACTTaaccaatcaaattatcaaagagattacataaaTCGAGAAAATAACGGAACTTagtctaaaaaaaacaaaaacaaaaaagacaatcacgggaaataatttttgaaatatagtCATGAAGGGGACTTGCATTTTTAGATTTCCATCtgtgttataaagcagcagtcatcaacaCTTTCTGatacaggtttaaaaaaaaaaagtccatcccATCTGACAAAAACTACTGAGGAAACTGGAAAGCAGCTTGGTAGAATTTAGGCTTACATCAGTTTTTGATGACATCATAAATTCAAATGGATGCACCACAATATTAAAGATGGCACCATAAAAAAACTTTGAGAGGCAGATCATATAAAGCTCAGTTACATATCGATATTTTCTTAAAGAGACAAttacaaaagatgaaattttgATTGCCTCGGTCTATCAGTCTAAGAGTCAATAACTGgtctaataaaaataatgagctAAGAAGTGGGCATAgtgtctccttttaaaaaattcagagtCTAATGGATgagtaaacaactatgtacaagctTTATTCAGGATATACAAGAGAAATTGGAGGTAATCAACAGAggcaaaagaaggaaggggaggaggcaaGGCTTCCTGAAGAAGATGGGCTTAGTAATTAGTAATTACTTAGTAATACTGAGATTGctaaaaatagaaactttttaaGACCGTAGCTTAGCCACAAGATCTGTTAAAACAAAGTCTTGATTTAGTTGTCTTAAGACAACTTGATTATCTGGGTTCAAGGAACAGTTTACAATGCAAGTGGGCCCAGAAAGTCTAAACATACTAATGTTAGTAATTTTCATAGCCTAGACCCGGGGTTAGGATCCAGCATGTCTTCTACAGAAGTATGGAAATTCATActtcatgtatatttatatgtacattcatacatggcatatatatatacacacatagtggaatatgtgtatatatagaagtatagatatgtatatctataaatatatgtatgtatctgtatatataattagatgtgtatatacacacatatataatacaccatgtaatataatattattagatTACCAaggtaattagagaaatatttatagtcataacaatacaaatataatatacacAAATGTTGGCCTTCTCTTGTGAgactgggaaggagagagagacaactcagaattgaaaaaagaagcaaaatttgtaaaacataagcattattttaaaaaaaaaaagtgataagaaCCTTATCTAGGGTGGTAGCTCCAGAGGATGGAGATGTTGTAGAAATAGAATCAAATGGCATTGAACTGGAAGGTGAGGGAAAGTTAGGAACAAAGATGACTGAGAGGATGGTGAAGCTTTCCACAGAAATAGAGAAGCTCCAGgcatgcaaaaaaataaaaaggaatagagaagttcagaagagtggatcttagaggggaaaaaacaaacaaacaatgattTCTGTTTTAGACAGGTTGAGAAACTTACAAAAACAGACAATTCAAAATGTCCACCAGACAGTTGGTGATAATGAACAGGAATTCAGAAGATACCATGGTTGGactataaatgacttttaaaaataaacttttgataTCTTTTGGAGTTTTGTATAACCTACTCCTCAGTCTCCTCGGTTCAATCTTCATCTAAGGCTAATCCACTAAAACTACAGGTGTTCCTCAAGTCAGTCTgtgctctccttccttctctctctctctctctctctctctctctctctctctctctctctctctctctctctctctctctctctctctctctctctctctctctctctcctctttctttctctgtctctctctctctctgtctctgtctctctgtctctctcccctttctttctctgtctctctctctgttttctctctctctctgtctctctctctctctctgtgtctatctctgtctctctctctctgtctctctcctctttctttctctctctctctctgtctctctctctcttgttttctctatctctttcgttctctctgtctctctctcctctttctttctctctctctctctctctctctctctctctctctctctctctctctctctctctctctctctcatagatatcttaaacttaaCAGGTACAGAACTgaattcataattttcttctactccctctcctttccctaatGTTTCTGTCACCTTATTGAGGTCACCTGAtttcccagtcacccaggctcaCAAGCTAGGtgccatttatatatatatattttttaaatttaatagtttttatttaccagatatatgaatgggcaattttacaacattgacaattgccaaaccttttgttctaatttttcccctctttccccctccaagatggcaggttgactaatacatattaaatatggtaaagtataaattaaatacaatatatgtatacatgtccaaacagttgttttgctgtacaaaaagaattggactttgaaacagtgtacatttagcctgtgaaggaaataaaaatgcaggtggacaaaaatagagggatttgggaattctatgtagtggttcctagtcgtctcccagagttctttcactgggtgtagctggttcagttcattactgctctactggaactgatttgattcacctaattgttgaaaatggccacatacatcagaattgatcatcatacagtattgctgttgaagtatatagtgatcccctggtcctgctcatttcactcagcatcagttcatgtaagtctctccaggcctctctgaaatcatcctgctgttcatttcttacagaacaataatattctattaacattcatataccacaatttattcagccattctccaattgatgggcattcccgtagtctccagtttctgtccactacaaagaggactgccacaaacattcttgcacatacaggtccctttccattctttaagatctctttgggatataagcccaataagcagcaatgctgggtcaaagggtatgcacagttgaataactttttgagcatagttccaaattgctctccagaatggctgcatatATTTACAATTCcattaacaatgtatcagtgtccctgttttcccacatcccctccaacattgcacattatctttccctgtcattctagccaatctgaccactacaggtgtgtagtagtatctcagagttgtcttaatttgcatttctctgattaataattgtTAGCttctaaatgctaatgagataatgtgatattaggttcttactaagtgctaagtcagtacttaacaattctctagttccagcctttaaggggattttacccctttgaacttctggggaggagcctgcatgtttaagaggagcaagttcattggtagaagtaattttccacaagcccttgcgttctcacacgcccattctctgggaggataaaagaagacaccattgagcaaggagtgagtggagtctgggccagagttgggactgTGGCCTGGAGGAGCAGTtgtggattgggtcaaggagaagaggtcctgtggattcacaagtgaagaggacagagaaaaagattcacagagaaaagaaacctcctcccagagaaggattacaactgagagacaatcaggACTTGacaaataatgacttggagcatcttttcatatgactagaaatagtttcaatttctttatctgaaaattgtctgttcttatcctttgaccatttatcaattggagaagctATGTGCAATTCTTAATGACTCATTTAATATTCTCAAGAATATTCATTTTCAGTTGCCTTCCATGTACCATCTGTTTCCCAGGCCTGTCAATTTTATCTTAgtaacattatatatacatatacacatgtatatatataatgttatacgccttctcttctctgatactGCCACCACCCAGACACAGGCCCGTCACCTCCTTCCACCTAAACCATTGTAATAACCTGCTGGTTGGCCTGCCTATGAGGAGCCCCTCACTCCAGTCACCCTCCACTCCCGAGCCAGTAGGATTCCTGAAGTGTGGTCTCCCTCCATATTCAGTAAAAGTGCAGTGACTCCATGTCACCTCCATGATAGAATACAAAGCTCTCTGCTTGGCTTGGGGTCCTTTGCAATCCTGTCCCTTGGAGTTTCTTGGTCTCCTGAAGAGATCATTTATCTCAGCCTATGCCTAACCCATTGATTGCGGACATTGGTTTCCTGGTTGTTTCTCAAACAGGAATTTGCATCTCCCAGTTTTGGGTATTCTGTCctttcccatgcctggaattctctcttcATCTATGCCTTCGGGTTTCCCTCAGTTCTCTATTAAAATCCCATCTGCAGGGAGACTTGCCTGCTTCttgattctagtgccttctctttgattatttttcattttttctttatataattgcctgtacatagttatttatagGTTGTTTGCCCCATTGGATTGtgaatttcttgaaagaaaatagtttttgacTTTCCTTGAATCCCTAgctcctagcacagtgcctgccacataatGGGCACTTAGGGAATGCCTGTTGACTATGCCTAGCAGTGGGATTCCTGGATCAAAATCTGTGAtgcgatttttttttttagcattattCTAGAGAATACAATGActtttgagatctcttccagctccagaACATTCTACCCCTAAAATTATCTTAAAAGTGTGTGAGGCT
The Sminthopsis crassicaudata isolate SCR6 chromosome 4, ASM4859323v1, whole genome shotgun sequence genome window above contains:
- the MRPL18 gene encoding large ribosomal subunit protein uL18m, whose amino-acid sequence is MALRARGRDLLALCRKPGFRLAFLTTGPNPAPALEGDTKENEAIAPEFTNRNPHNLERLALARKERGWATVWPPRAYWHRLRIKRTQHHVEAFVEHHNGDVVVSASTQEWAIKKHLYRTRSVNACENIGRVLAQRCLEAGINFMVFYPTPSESSSESIQRFQNAMKEGGMILQEPRRIYE